The window aaTGGTTtctgatcgatcatttacttcgcttggaatccgcagttcggcaggctttttcccagcaccaccatttggttgcagtattttacGACCGTCGCAAGCCCTATGAGACGGCTTGATGCCATCACATCTTTCGTACACTTCATGAGTGTAATTtgtccgccagttcctgttccatcggtcattcagggttcgggttggtactgtttttagttctccacggacccaggaggatggcatcccacagggttccacattgagtgtacttcttttcctcattgctatagatggacttgtggcctccgttgGTCCTTTCGTCatccctgctctgtatgtggatgatttctgcatttgggttaattCCTCTTTGCCTCTGCAGAgcagcagctccagggtgctatacggcgttcctctgcatggaccctctcacacaggtttcaattctctcctttaaaattgcgggtggtccacttctgtcgcctgTCTATCCCGATCTGGAGCTCTACCTTGATGCACAACAGTTACCTTTTGTCCCATAGTTTAATTGCTTGGGTTTTCTTTTCGACAagaagctcacttggctgcctcatatcagacttctgaagataggatgtttctgtaaacttaaTGTCCTTCGCTTTCTTGCCCACAACTCTTTGTGTGTAGATCGGTCCACTCTTCTCCGCCTTTATCGGACTTTagtgctgtctcgcttggactactGTTGTCAATTTTATGGTTCAGCTGCTACTTCCACACTGAACCTCCTgaatccggtccaccatcgtggtatctgtGTGGCCACTGGTGCCTTACCTACTAGCCCTTTGATACCCTCCTGGATGAAGCTGGGATCGACTCCCTTTCTGTTCAgcagtcccagcttctggtttcttatgcaattgcTGTCCGTTCCTTTCTCACTCATCTtgcctattctatcctgttcccagacctaGGACATCGCCCAACTGATTCCCACCCTTGGGTGGGTTTACCAGTTGGGCTCCACGTTGcgtctctttgccgtgattttcagcttccttctttgtcctgtctcccaCATTCCCTCCCCAACACTCACCATCCTTCCCCCTCCCCGCCTCACCCCTTTCGGTTAGTTTCTCGACCCcagattcggatggatctctgccaagGTCCGAAAGATTTCGTTCCCCTGATGGTATTATGTTatttttttccgccgaattttatgggagttttgggatgctgttgtttttttacaccgatggctctaaatcgtatgggatatgccttcacgtcctctgttggcatggaaaatcatctcctgccaactgcATGTGGGTTGTTTACTGTGGAATTGATGGCACTTTCCCAAGCCCTTACTTTTATTAACAGTCCCAActcaaccgcattttgttatgtacagactcaatgagtggccttcaggctattgaCTGGTGTTTTTCCCACCATCCTTTCGTTTCAGCCATCCATGACCTTCTTGGTGATCttgaccatgctgcttgttctattGAcatcctttgggtccctggccatgtgggtgtcCCAGGTAacgagcttgctgatcgtttgccTGGGGGTGCAGTCacttaacacccccccccctccccctcctcccctgtaacccctcctgcagcagatTTACGACTtcatatcaaatcccacttcgcacaattaTGGTCCaactctttggggggggggggggggggtgctacctCTCTGTCTTAATAAACTTTGTGCAATTAAGATGACACCTGTGTCGTCTCCTCATGAGCGATAACAGGCTgacctctttctcccccccccccccccccccccataatgagCCAACCCTACAATTTACTCTGTGTACTAAGTACGGACTCCCCCACGctttacctttaatattggcagacgattcctggatggttgaactggttctcagtttcctctgtgaaagtgatttttatttttagtgctaaggtttttaatctccctcTGCAGTAGGGGCAGGGTGGTGAGGGTTGGGGTGTCTCCCATTGTAAGCTGTGTTCGGAGATTCCTTACTTCCCTCCTTGGCCAAGATCCTCTTTTTttctcccttttactctgtttttatcactttttagatatggttagtctccttttacaaTGCACTTTTACAGTCTACTTTTTACAATGTACTTTTATGTTTTTTAGCCTTTCACCTTTTATCAttgtgactcttcagagatgtaaaTCTGTCCGAGTGGACAacctttgaaacaagggactgatgaccttgctgtttgggcaatcaaccaaccaaccgaccatcCTGTACTGTCCTGGAGATTGTTTCCTtgctgaagtggggatcttccttcTTCACGCCGGAAAGTACTAACTCTTGCTCACTTATGAAATCACCACCTGTGAATTTCCTAATGATCCAACTAGTCATATTCTTTTTGTGTATGAGGGACATTGAACCCTTGAGGTGGGATTATCATTTTCTGTTTGTTGaagtttgacaaaaacaagtgtgctatagCTGATCAATTgacgtttagaaccaagtacggtaaaaagccaccaacaaggaaggccatttaccactgctaCAACAAATTCATTACGACAGGTTGCTTGCGCCCAGCAAAGAGATGTGGGTGTCCcagccatgctgggatgggtatggcaagaattcgattaccgtgttGTCtgtcgggtcactcatggttcgcatatcaaatgttagttaaaaaaaaaaaaaaaaccttgtagaGTTTCTCTTAAAAATGCAATATGCATGAcatttgtacaatgtttagttcttgtgcaataaataattgaaagtgttcccaaactttatgtacaccctgtataattgtgACGCCTGGAAGAACCTTGACCTTTTCTCAGAAATAAGATGTTATTCACAAAATGTAATGTCTATGAAATCTGGTATTATGACACGAGGAAAAACTGGATGAATTCCAAAGTACAGACTCATTCTTTTCGTCTTACTACTAGAAAAAGTAATTTTTCATCACTAAATAATTTGCTAACATATACAAATATGTAAACCAGTagatatataaattttattttatttttttaagcaatGTGTAGCAGTAAGTTCCTGAGTTAAGTGCACTGCTAACCACTGACTGTATATAACCTGGTGATAGAAATTCCAGATATAAAATACTTGTGGAGTTGAAAGGGGAAGTAATGTTGTTTCCAAAGTATTATTAAATATGTTAAATCTTTTGGTGATGGTTGTAAAAGTTGTAAGTATGATGAGTTGAAGTAGTGCGGGTTTGCAGTATGTGGCAATTGCTGTTACAGCATTTCTTGTCATTACAGATTTCCAGCCTGCCAATTGCTCTTCACAGTTCATCTCAGCTGAGCAAGCTTCAAATGTTAAGTCTAAACCATGCCCTCCATATCCATCATCTGTTCCCGTAGCTGGATCAGGTGTTTGTTTCATGCCTGCAGCTAAACCATATGATCATCAGAATGAAAGTCCATCAACTTTCATTCATTCTGATGAACAACCTATTGTTCAAGAAACTTCAAGTTATGAAGgaacagaaaattttgttttttcagataAAACAATACGTCTTGGATTCGTCAGGTATGTTACACAATGCTTCAGTAAGTGGGTTCATCTCTTTATGAAACAGTATGATTGTGACATAATCCAAAGTTACCTAGGTCATGTTATTGGAAGGGTgtacgattttttaaattttgttactgcattgtgtattcaatttTTGTTGTGATAAatactagtttttttttattgtgttgtgCTCTGATTAATTAAATGCAATTATATAATGTCTTGGAGATTGTTTACTTGTTGCTCCTGATTTTAGCTACTGTTTGACAGTGTGTTTTTTGTTGATTTTGGTTTTGTATTTCAGGAAGGTGTATTCCATACTAATGTGCCAGCTTGTGGTCACAGCTAGTTTTATTGCTACATTTGTGTATGTGGAAGAAATCAAGGGATTTGTCCAACAAAATCCTGTATTTTTCCCTGTGACATTCATCATTATGTTTGTAATGCTGATACTTATGAGCTGCTGTACTGAACTAAGGCGTAGAACACCAGtgaactacattttactggctctaTTCACTGTAGCAGAGAGCTTACTGTTGGGATGTGTAGCAATGAAATATGACCCTGTTGCGGTaagtattaatgaaacagtttAATACAAATTGTTGTCATGTTAATGTAAAAAAAGTCTTTATTCTCAATtaagaataaattaaataaataattaaaaattaaacaaagtTAATTAgtactaaataataaaataaaaataataaaataaattataaaaattaaataataaataattaaataaatgtcaTACTGATTATCCATGAGCACTTCTTGCATTTCTTTGTCTGGAAATATTTTCTGTTATGGCAGTAAGTGTACATTTTCTTGTTATTACAGTTTACACTTCATTTACAGTTTTGTGTTCAGGCTGCAGTAATTGTGATTTAGAAACTTTTCAAAAGGCTAGAAATGACGAGGAAAAATATGGTTCTTTGTAGCATTTGGTCATAAATTGATAGAAAAATATTCATCTTGATTTCTCTTCCTTCATTATATTAACTAGCTGAAGTTGAAGAGTTTCACATGTCATATTAAGTCCCAAACAGGGCAGATGAGCTCTCATGTTTTCGTGTTTTAATCACCTGTGAAGTGCAATGTTTTAATAATAACTGCAATATATGGACAACTGTCAGCTGTCTCAGTTGCAACTGTTAATTGTAAAATTGTTCATAGAATGTAATCTGCATGTCTGGGACCTTGAGGATTTTTCAAAGCTGGacaaagcatttctcaagaaattCTGAAGAttaatctagttcagcctgaagggcacacatcttttcctcctgttgtacgaatcttttttctatactacagaacctacagttccaagggagagccaaaagcataatctcgtcaaatttcccgccacatgagccccaatgaaaaacacccacacatcccccacataccacacccgattctatcttcctacggcagcttccacacttagtactcatggcaatgtacagtaataaaatttaaacaatgatctcttaatacaacaaactatattcttaaatcagtaaggtaatgaacctacaatggatgtaatctaacgagctacgtgaatttaaacaatcattacctgaaagtaaacaaacgccaaatggaaagtctatgaacaaataagtttgaataatctacaatccgacgataaaaagtctttaattattgatcaaagaagtatttaagattataggcgtaaagttaagtaataataagaggtctacacacgcacgaaatttacgcctacaaatgtaaacaaacactgacGAAAACTGGCCGTTTAGTAAAACCTTCTTTACAAGTAAAATACACTAATATTCGCGAAACCTTCAATACACAGTCTAACACAGACGTTAATTTAACTATCTAAACTATAATTTACACTAAGTATAATATTATTCTATTACTGAACACTTAACTTTTGCCAGAGCTCCGAAAGCGCGCCTACCGCTTGCTGCCCAAAAAATATAGAAGTCCTACCTTGATACTATGATTAATTGCTGATGTGAAAAATCAAGGTCTGATTCCTGATGActgtcttaaattttctgccatggAATTGTCTGGAATAGATGGGACTCAGTTTTGTGAGACCAGTTGAGAAACATTTGTCGGAAATAACAAACACATTGCCCAAGAAATGTCAAGGGGAGAAGGGAGGCACTACTCTTTCATTTGATACATTGATTTTTTGTGCAAATATGTGGTTACCAAGAGGAAATTGTGGGGCTATGAGTATGTACTAGTAAATAAACTGCAGTGCTGTAGCAAACTGTTTTCTTCAGCTGTAGGTAAATTTCTAATACaaatatacacacattgttttCATTAAGAGAGGTATTAGTAGCATTAAATGACTTATTCTTATTCCCTATGTTATAAATTATAAAAGGTTTATAGTTAACGGAAGATAAAACATAGGATAAGTTAAGGGAAGTGCAATGCAAAACTTTGTTCAATAACAGTACATTACCTTTGTTCCTGAAGATCTCACAATGGTTCTGTAAGgttgttctctctctctttctctttctttgagagagagagagagagagagagagagagagagagagagagagagagagagagagagagagagagattatattaGAATGAATAGGCAAAGCAGATGTATTACAGTAGATAAATTAAAAATGCAGTCATTGCAAGCAATTCACCTGCCATGCTCAATTGACAGCATTTCTGACCTCAAGTGCGTGCAGAAGTACTTTGAGGTTTTGAGAACTTGCAGACTCTTGAAGGAGAGAAACTGAATTGACTCCAGTAGTCTCAGGAGTACATAGTATCAGAAAAGTTGGTGTCAGAAAGTATTaacatattttgcagtattttattTGGCAGTTATGAAAGAGGAACCTTTTCTGTTTCTTTGGAGAAAAGAACTTTTGTGCATGCATTGCCAAGTTAAAAAGTAATGAAGTGCGTAATACGAGGGggcacccaaaagaaaccggatggttgtcataaaaaatttattgatgaacctttttacaaaattacttcaggcaccttcaaaatactctccattacatgtgatgcacttgtcaagtctctttttccCACTCTTGGAAGCATGTTtagaactcttcaagtttgatattatccagtgccctttgcgaagctgtttttaccgtcTCCACATCttcataacgctccccttttagtATTTTTTCCTTTTGTGGAAATAGGAAAAATTCTCACGGGGCcaggtccggcgaatacggagcgtaGGGaatgacagaccacctctgagatgccaaatagtgggtcactcgtaaggccgtgtgtgctggagcgttgttgtgatgcacaaaccagtcacctgatcgccaaagttctggggtttcctcctcacatcctctcgcagacgcctttaaacatccaagtaaaagtgctggttaacagtctggtcagggggtacgaattcccaatgcacaattccacgaacatcaaaaaagacaatgatcatagtcttcacatttgaccttacTTGCCTTGCTTTTTTGGTCTGGGACAGTTTGGAGTCCTCCAATGGCTTGACacttgtttggtttgtgggtcatACCCATAagaccaactctcatcccctgtaatgactttgttcaagaagtttggatcacgtgcaatctctgccttcaagtcctgacacacattcatgcagaTAGTTTTTTGCTCATGTGTGAGAAGGcgtggaacaaatttagcagcaacacgtctcatgtgcaaatcctcactcattaTCcactggcacgagctccaactgattcctgtctctgttGAAATTTGGTCGATCATTTGACGATGaacctcgttgatcttttggcagaccttttcaatgttctcctcattttgCTATGTTGAAAGGCGTCCAGAATGAGCTTGGTcctcaacacacatctcaccacgtttaaagagcccaaaccactcgaaaacctgtgcgGCTcgtagcgtcctcctggaaagcttcctgaagcatttggtgtgtctcagTTGCAGTTTtttaaa is drawn from Schistocerca gregaria isolate iqSchGreg1 chromosome 3, iqSchGreg1.2, whole genome shotgun sequence and contains these coding sequences:
- the LOC126354060 gene encoding protein lifeguard 1-like, with translation MSGIGGSKSTDPDNFQPANCSSQFISAEQASNVKSKPCPPYPSSVPVAGSGVCFMPAAKPYDHQNESPSTFIHSDEQPIVQETSSYEGTENFVFSDKTIRLGFVRKVYSILMCQLVVTASFIATFVYVEEIKGFVQQNPVFFPVTFIIMFVMLILMSCCTELRRRTPVNYILLALFTVAESLLLGCVAMKYDPVAVLMAAGVCAAVCLGLTMFAMQTKWDFTVLGGSLFAVLLVLIVFGIIAIIFPSRVMLLLYSAFGAILFSVYLIYDTQLMLGGKHKYSISPEEYIFAALNLYVDVINIFLYILAIIGLGRK